The following proteins are co-located in the Chaetodon auriga isolate fChaAug3 chromosome 23, fChaAug3.hap1, whole genome shotgun sequence genome:
- the LOC143315747 gene encoding grancalcin-like: protein MAYPGYGGYGGQMPGMPGQGMPPQGMPGAPMGGPMPVHMGGPMGGAPPQGGYPPYGGGYPGTYGAQPLAANDPMWGYFTAIAGQDGEVDAEELQKCLTQSGFTGSYAPFSLETCRIMIAMLDRDYTGKMGFNEFKELFTALNGWKQNFMMFDQDRSGTVEPHEMSQAVSAMGYRISPQALNVIIKRYNKGGRIFFDDYVACCVKLQALTENFKRRDTMHQGSVAFQYDDFILCTMAI, encoded by the exons TATGGGGGCCAAATGCCAGGCATGCCCGGTCAGGGGATGCCACCTCAAGGAATGCCAGGAGCGCCCATGGGAGGCCCCATGCCTGTGCACATGGGTGGGCCGATGGGAGGTGCACCGCCCCAGGGGGGATACCCCCCCTATGGTGGAGGCTATCCAGGCACATATGGGGCCCAACCCCTGGCTGCCAATGATCCAATGTGGGGCTACTTCACAGCCATAGCGGGCCAG GACGGCGAGGTGGATGCAGAGGAGCTCCAGAAGTGTCTGACCCAGTCCGGTTTCACTGGCAGCTACGCTC CCTTCAGCCTTGAAACCTGCAGGATCATGATCGCCATGCTGGAC AGGGACTACACAGGCAAAATGGGTTTCAACGAATTCAAGGAGCTGTTCACAGCTCTGAACGGCTGGAAGCAGAACTTCATGATGTTCGACCAGGACAGGAGTGGAACTGTGGAGCCTCACGAGATGAGTCAGGCAGTCAGCGCAATGG GCTACCGCATCAGCCCTCAGGCTCTCAACGTCATCATCAAGCGCTACAACAAAGGAGGAAGGATCTTCTTCGATGACTACGTGGCGTGCTGCGTCAAGCTTCAGGCTCTCACGG AGAACTTCAAGCGGAGAGACACCATGCATCAGGGATCCGTCGCCTTCCAGTACGACGAC TTCATCCTCTGCACAATGGCCATCTAA